The Halomonas sp. THAF5a genome segment ATCTGGGTGGCCGCCTCGCGGCCACACAGGAAAACGCCGGTCAGATTGACGTCGATCACCCGCTGCCACTGCTCGAGGGGCAAGCGCTTCTGCACCTCGCCGTCCTTCGCCTTGACCAGCAGGCCGTCCCTGACGATGCCGGCATTGTTCACGAGGCCATGGATCGGCCCCAGGGTCGCGCGAATATCGCCGAAGGCCTGCTGCACAGAGGCCTCGTCGGCGACGTCGACGATAAAGGCCCGCGACTCGATCCCCTCGCCGTGCAGCCGGGAGACCGCCTCGTCCAGGGCCTCGGGGTCGCGATCCAGCAGGGCCAGGCGAGCCCCCTGACGCCCCAGCCGGCGGGCCATGGCCAGGCCCAGCCCACGAGCGCCACCAGTGATGGCGATAACGGAATTGTCGAGTGTCATGTGCGCTTCTCCAGGGAACAGGGGGCTCGCGTGGCCGAAGGGGGCGACGGCATCGAGGACGCAGGCCAACCCGCCTGCCCTTGTGACCGCGCTATTCAGCCACTCTAGCGAAACCTGGAAGGATATTCCACGCTGCCCTCCCGGTCCCCGGCCATCTTGAATTATGCCGCCCTGCCCCCATCACCACCGCAACAGATCTTCGCGGAGCCTCCATGCCCTTTCTTCTCGTCTTTACCCTCTTCGCCCTGCTCGACTTCGTCATCCTCTTCTCGGTGGGCAGCCAGATCGGCCTGCTCACCACCCTGGGGCTGGTCCTGGCCACCGGCTTCATCGGCCTGCATCTGATCCGCCGCGAGGGCGTCGCCACCTTCGCTCGCGCCCAGCAGCGCATGCACCAGGGGGAGATCCCCTCGGGAGAGCTTCTGACCGGGGCGGCGCTGATCTTCGGCGGCGCCCTGCTGATGGCGCCGGGCTTTCTCTCCGATGCGCTGGGCTTCATGTGCCTGATCCCCAACGCCCGTCGCCTGCTGGCGAAATCGCTCACCTGGCTGGGCGTGCGCATGCAGGGGCTCAACGTTCGCGCCGGGACCTACCGGCCGCGCCAGGGCCGCGATGCCGACTGGCAGCAGGCGAGCCCCCGCGGGGAAGGCCCGGAGGGCGCTCGGGACGACACCGCCACCACCGGCGGCGACCGACCGCTAGAGGGCGAGTTCATCTCTCGCGACGAGCGGCGCTGATCGGAACAAAAAATTTTCACGGCAGCCCTTGAAAGCGACCGGCCGAGCCCCACCTATCCGACAGCATCGAGATTCGGTCCGCGGAGTTTCCTCGGGCCATCGACAAGGAAGGCGATAACCGCCTCCACCCCGTAGCCCGCCTGCGGGTTGATGATTAAAACCGCCGGACAGTGACTGCCGGCACAGCAAACCATCAGGAGAACGTGAGCAATGAACATCCGTCCCTTGCACGATCGCGTCGTCATCCGTCGCGTTGAAGAAGAGCAGAAGACTGCAGGCGGCATCGTGCTCCCGGGCAGCGCCCAGGAAAAGCCGACTCGTGGCGAAGTGCTCGCCGTCGGTAACGGCCGGATTCTGGACAGCGGCGATGTGCGTCCGCTCGACGTCAAGGTCGGCGACACCGTGATCTTCAAGGATGGCTTCGGCGTCGAGAAGCAGAAGATCGACGGCGAAGAAGTGCTGATCATGAGCGAGTCCGACATCCTGGCCGTCGTCGAAGGCTGAGCCGCGACCCGCTAGCAATCGCTCGATATTGACGTTCACGAACTCACAGGAAGCATACGAAAATGGCAGCGAAACAAGTCAAGTTCTCCAGTGATGCCCGCACTCGCATGGCGAAAGGCGTCGACACCCTGGCCAACGCCGTCAAGGCCACCCTGGGCCCGAAGGGCCGCAACGTGGTACTCGAGAAGTCCTTCGGCGCGCCGACCGTGACCAAGGACGGCGTCTCCGTGGCCAAGGAGATCGAGCTGAAGGACAAGTTCGAGAACATGGGCGCGCA includes the following:
- a CDS encoding SDR family oxidoreductase; amino-acid sequence: MTLDNSVIAITGGARGLGLAMARRLGRQGARLALLDRDPEALDEAVSRLHGEGIESRAFIVDVADEASVQQAFGDIRATLGPIHGLVNNAGIVRDGLLVKAKDGEVQKRLPLEQWQRVIDVNLTGVFLCGREAATQMIEAGHEGVIVNISSISRAGNMGQSNYAAAKAGVVALTTTWAGELARYGIRVGAVAPGFIETEMTASMREDMLEKLTAGVPLQRLGQPEEIAESVAFIMTNAYFTGRVIECDGGLRL
- a CDS encoding FxsA family protein, whose protein sequence is MPFLLVFTLFALLDFVILFSVGSQIGLLTTLGLVLATGFIGLHLIRREGVATFARAQQRMHQGEIPSGELLTGAALIFGGALLMAPGFLSDALGFMCLIPNARRLLAKSLTWLGVRMQGLNVRAGTYRPRQGRDADWQQASPRGEGPEGARDDTATTGGDRPLEGEFISRDERR
- a CDS encoding co-chaperone GroES, translating into MNIRPLHDRVVIRRVEEEQKTAGGIVLPGSAQEKPTRGEVLAVGNGRILDSGDVRPLDVKVGDTVIFKDGFGVEKQKIDGEEVLIMSESDILAVVEG